The Blastopirellula retiformator genome includes a region encoding these proteins:
- the aroA gene encoding 3-phosphoshikimate 1-carboxyvinyltransferase, with the protein MTSRIEISPAPPILGSILPPGSKSLTNRALVIAALAEGDSVLTGALESEDTHVMIDSLRQLGIEVQHDSHAKVIRVAGTGGAIPAREADLFVANSGTTIRFLTAMVATGDGKYRLDGIPRMRERPIKDLLDTLSRLGVTCRSETGNGCPPVVVETTGLVGGAAKIAGDISSQYLSGLMMAAPYAASGVTLEVVGELVSKPYVQMTAAIMSDFGVTVDAGDLTKLVIPPGKYQGREYAIEPDASAASYFWGAAAITGGSVTVEGLSREALQGDVAFCECLEQMGCQVEYGENSIKVIGSRVHGICIDMNAISDTVQTLAAVALFADGPTTVTGVAHNRHKETDRIGDLARELRKLGAIVEELEDGLTIIPGKLQGAEIETYNDHRMAMSLALVGLRQPGVVILNPTCTNKTYPHYFADLARLAGVNFQ; encoded by the coding sequence GTGACCAGCCGAATTGAAATTTCCCCCGCTCCGCCGATTCTCGGTTCGATCCTGCCTCCCGGATCGAAGAGCCTGACGAATCGGGCCCTGGTCATCGCGGCCCTGGCCGAAGGGGATTCGGTGCTGACTGGCGCGCTAGAGAGCGAAGATACGCACGTGATGATCGACAGCCTCCGGCAGTTGGGAATCGAAGTGCAGCATGATTCGCATGCGAAGGTAATTCGCGTCGCCGGTACGGGGGGAGCGATTCCTGCCCGCGAAGCCGATCTGTTTGTCGCCAACAGCGGCACCACGATTCGCTTTCTCACCGCGATGGTCGCCACCGGCGACGGGAAGTACCGGCTCGATGGCATTCCCCGGATGCGAGAGCGGCCGATCAAGGACTTGCTCGATACCCTTTCGCGGCTGGGAGTGACCTGCCGCAGCGAAACCGGCAACGGCTGTCCGCCGGTGGTGGTCGAAACGACCGGTCTGGTCGGCGGCGCCGCCAAGATCGCCGGCGACATCAGCAGCCAGTACCTGAGCGGCCTGATGATGGCCGCGCCCTATGCGGCGAGCGGCGTAACGCTGGAAGTGGTGGGCGAGTTGGTCTCAAAGCCGTACGTGCAGATGACGGCCGCCATCATGAGCGACTTTGGCGTGACGGTCGACGCCGGCGATTTGACGAAGCTGGTCATCCCCCCGGGCAAGTACCAAGGCCGCGAGTACGCGATTGAGCCTGACGCGTCGGCCGCCAGTTACTTTTGGGGCGCTGCGGCGATCACCGGCGGCAGCGTCACGGTCGAAGGGCTTTCGCGCGAAGCGCTGCAAGGAGACGTCGCGTTCTGCGAGTGTCTTGAGCAGATGGGCTGCCAGGTCGAATACGGGGAGAACTCGATTAAAGTGATCGGCAGTCGCGTGCATGGCATCTGCATCGACATGAACGCCATCAGCGATACCGTCCAGACGCTAGCCGCGGTCGCCTTGTTTGCCGATGGGCCGACCACTGTGACCGGCGTCGCCCACAATCGCCACAAAGAGACCGACCGAATTGGCGACTTGGCGCGAGAGCTACGAAAGCTGGGCGCCATCGTCGAAGAGCTGGAGGACGGCCTGACGATCATCCCCGGCAAGCTGCAAGGCGCCGAGATCGAAACGTACAACGACCATCGGATGGCGATGAGCCTGGCCCTGGTCGGATTGCGTCAGCCGGGCGTCGTGATTTTGAACCCCACGTGCACCAACAAGACCTACCCGCACTACTTCGCGGATCTTGCGCGGCTGGCCGGCGTCAACTTCCAATAG
- a CDS encoding multiheme c-type cytochrome, translating into MLQRVAQSRRAFALVTALVGTIAVLSLIVPGQPEAVAVPHLVTPGNYPYDPDWPDVYLILQNKCAACHRPNTERIDLSSYQAMIDAEMYGQKLIVPGKPKDSMLWEYVNWNVHQNPKALAPRTPEMPPEKLEWLAAGQLEIINRWITNGALEFTLPVHCKPPITEMDFPSAQQCKECHPKQYDEWSRSMHAYGQQSPIFEAFTLTLIERTGGTIGTFCTRCHTPIGIALGETGSTRNVHRSRVSLEGVTCITCHRRSTVHYKASGRVPVQPGGLLDTCMFGPFDDSPTGPTTGTHPSGDFPYMKSSQFCGECHDVTSADGVRLEEAFSEWQNSPAAKMGQTCQSCHMGPVQGKPIADCDRPLGFAAILPGVKDPHLPLRHLTDHTFAGPDYSLLPDTEFPEKLDWMYETDYRDWNNLTPYQKESLTALRKKNRRSLEIADAKRYEVLKNAAVIHVDSPQCAEVGKKTAVRVDVESIMAGHSLPTGFTAERQVWVAITVHDQQGRVVFASGDLDKNADLRDDHSHQVLTGEIPYDRDLLNFQNKFVALSNKGTDRTVVLSVNRNILPLNVLRPNNGLSASFGRPGTFRIAKGSLPPLATRGQTYKFVPPCPGVYTVDVRLNFRHLPPTLLDHIGTPHLKHLLEIVVIDSWNGVIEVTP; encoded by the coding sequence ATGTTGCAACGGGTTGCACAAAGCCGCCGCGCGTTTGCGCTGGTGACGGCGCTAGTTGGTACGATCGCCGTACTTTCACTCATCGTTCCCGGACAGCCGGAAGCGGTCGCGGTGCCTCATTTGGTAACGCCAGGAAACTATCCGTATGATCCGGATTGGCCTGACGTCTATCTGATTCTGCAGAACAAATGCGCCGCCTGTCATCGTCCCAATACGGAACGGATTGACCTCTCCAGCTACCAGGCGATGATCGACGCCGAGATGTACGGGCAGAAGCTGATTGTGCCCGGCAAGCCGAAAGATTCGATGCTGTGGGAGTACGTCAACTGGAACGTGCACCAGAATCCCAAAGCGCTCGCTCCCCGCACTCCGGAGATGCCGCCGGAGAAGCTCGAATGGCTCGCCGCCGGGCAGTTGGAAATCATCAATCGCTGGATCACCAATGGCGCCCTTGAGTTCACGCTGCCGGTGCACTGCAAGCCGCCGATCACCGAGATGGATTTCCCCAGCGCTCAGCAGTGCAAAGAATGCCATCCCAAGCAGTACGACGAATGGTCGCGGTCGATGCACGCCTACGGGCAGCAGAGCCCGATCTTTGAAGCGTTTACGCTGACGCTGATCGAACGGACCGGCGGCACCATCGGCACCTTCTGCACCCGTTGCCATACGCCGATCGGTATTGCCCTGGGCGAAACCGGCAGCACCCGCAACGTCCATCGCTCGCGGGTTTCGCTGGAAGGGGTGACCTGTATCACCTGCCATCGCCGCAGCACCGTGCATTACAAAGCGTCGGGCCGCGTGCCGGTACAGCCGGGCGGTCTGCTCGATACCTGCATGTTTGGTCCGTTTGACGATTCGCCGACCGGACCGACGACCGGGACGCATCCCTCGGGCGATTTCCCTTACATGAAGTCGTCGCAGTTCTGCGGCGAGTGCCATGACGTGACCAGCGCCGACGGCGTTCGCCTGGAAGAGGCGTTCAGCGAATGGCAAAACAGCCCGGCCGCCAAGATGGGACAGACCTGCCAGTCGTGTCACATGGGGCCGGTCCAAGGCAAGCCGATCGCTGACTGCGATCGTCCGCTCGGCTTTGCGGCGATCTTGCCCGGGGTCAAAGACCCGCACCTGCCGCTGCGTCACCTGACCGATCATACGTTCGCGGGGCCTGACTATTCGCTGCTGCCGGATACGGAGTTTCCGGAGAAGCTCGACTGGATGTACGAAACCGACTACCGCGACTGGAACAACCTGACGCCGTACCAGAAAGAATCGTTGACGGCGCTGCGAAAGAAGAATCGTCGCTCGCTGGAGATCGCCGACGCCAAGCGGTACGAAGTGCTGAAGAACGCCGCGGTGATCCATGTCGATTCGCCGCAGTGTGCCGAAGTTGGCAAGAAGACGGCGGTGCGCGTTGATGTCGAAAGCATCATGGCGGGGCACAGTCTGCCGACCGGCTTCACCGCCGAGCGTCAGGTCTGGGTCGCGATCACGGTCCATGATCAACAAGGACGCGTCGTCTTCGCTTCCGGCGACTTGGACAAGAACGCCGACCTGCGTGATGACCATAGCCACCAGGTGCTGACCGGCGAGATTCCTTACGACCGCGACTTGCTCAACTTCCAGAACAAGTTTGTCGCCCTGTCGAACAAGGGGACCGATCGGACGGTCGTGTTATCGGTCAATCGCAACATCCTGCCGCTGAACGTGCTGCGTCCGAACAACGGTTTGTCGGCGTCGTTTGGTCGTCCCGGCACGTTCCGGATCGCCAAGGGAAGCTTGCCGCCGCTGGCGACCCGGGGTCAGACCTACAAGTTTGTGCCGCCATGCCCCGGCGTCTACACGGTCGACGTCCGTTTGAACTTCCGCCACCTTCCTCCCACGCTGCTGGATCACATCGGTACGCCGCATCTAAAGCATCTGCTGGAGATTGTCGTCATCGATTCGTGGAATGGCGTGATCGAGGTGACTCCGTGA
- a CDS encoding ATP-dependent Clp protease adaptor ClpS, which translates to MSKHDAAVVDAPTTQSDTKTDTRDQTKRQPPYAVILHNDDINTFDFVIETLRKVFGYEIEKCIQLMLNVHNNGRGPIWSGALEVAELKADQIRSRGADPQMKTRGALPLRVTLEPLPQ; encoded by the coding sequence ATGTCCAAACACGATGCGGCGGTCGTCGACGCGCCGACGACGCAATCCGATACCAAGACCGATACTCGCGACCAGACGAAGCGTCAGCCGCCGTACGCGGTGATCTTGCATAACGACGACATCAACACGTTCGACTTCGTGATTGAGACGCTCCGCAAGGTCTTCGGGTACGAGATCGAGAAGTGCATCCAACTGATGCTGAACGTTCATAACAACGGGCGCGGCCCCATTTGGAGCGGCGCCCTCGAGGTTGCCGAACTGAAGGCGGACCAGATTCGCTCGCGCGGCGCTGACCCGCAGATGAAGACCCGCGGCGCGTTGCCGCTGCGGGTGACGCTCGAACCGCTCCCTCAGTAG
- a CDS encoding type I restriction-modification system subunit M N-terminal domain-containing protein, translating into MAKKKAAAKKDSSAANIGFEAKLWLAADKLRNNMDAAEYKHVVLGLIFLKYISDAFAELHGKLIAGDPAESIAWAPSPLVRGNGTRNPIKTPNWRGVNFVPNILGPRLDLRSSTLQHRNDRGNISNSLNRPIFANEAILIGLRIKRDWGSDVVDQPPAVVVLLG; encoded by the coding sequence ATGGCCAAAAAGAAAGCCGCGGCGAAGAAAGACTCTTCGGCCGCCAATATCGGGTTTGAAGCCAAGCTCTGGCTCGCCGCCGATAAGCTCCGCAACAACATGGACGCCGCAGAGTACAAGCATGTCGTGCTCGGGCTCATCTTTCTCAAATACATCTCCGACGCCTTCGCCGAGCTGCACGGCAAGCTGATCGCCGGCGATCCGGCCGAGAGCATCGCCTGGGCGCCGTCGCCACTTGTTCGTGGCAACGGTACCCGTAACCCTATCAAAACGCCAAATTGGCGTGGCGTGAATTTCGTGCCGAACATCCTTGGGCCGAGACTTGACCTACGGAGCAGCACCCTCCAACACCGTAACGATCGCGGCAATATCTCCAATTCTCTTAACCGTCCCATCTTCGCCAACGAAGCCATACTGATCGGCCTGAGGATCAAACGCGATTGGGGGAGTGACGTTGTAGACCAGCCACCAGCGGTCGTCGTGTTGCTTGGGTAA
- a CDS encoding sugar phosphate isomerase/epimerase family protein — MTHFDRRSFLSLSAAAAGAFALPTSSLLAADAKAPFKISLAQWSLHKALKGGKLDNLDFAKTAKEECGIEAIEYVNQFFKDKAKDEKYLAEMNARCADLGVSQQLIMIDGEGDLGASDDAKRTAAIEKHYKWVEAAKTLGCHSIRVNARTDAKYDEGMKLAADGLRRLSEFAKPYEINVIVENHGGLSSNGEWLAGVMKTVDLPNCGTLPDFGNFHSYDRYKGVDETMPFAKAVSAKSHDFDADGNETHTDYFKMMDIVVKKHGYHGYVGVEYEGSKLPEIEGIVATRKLLERCAEKLS; from the coding sequence ATGACCCATTTTGATCGCCGCTCTTTCCTGAGTCTGTCGGCCGCCGCTGCCGGCGCTTTCGCTCTGCCGACCTCGTCGCTGCTGGCCGCTGACGCCAAGGCGCCCTTCAAGATCTCGCTCGCCCAATGGTCGCTGCACAAGGCGCTCAAAGGTGGCAAGCTCGACAATCTCGACTTCGCCAAGACCGCCAAAGAAGAATGCGGTATCGAAGCGATCGAATACGTCAACCAGTTCTTCAAAGACAAGGCCAAGGACGAGAAGTACCTGGCCGAAATGAACGCCCGCTGTGCCGATCTCGGCGTTTCGCAGCAGCTGATCATGATCGACGGCGAAGGGGACCTGGGCGCCAGCGACGACGCCAAGCGAACCGCGGCGATCGAAAAACACTACAAGTGGGTCGAAGCGGCCAAGACGCTCGGCTGCCACTCGATCCGGGTCAACGCCCGCACCGACGCCAAGTACGACGAAGGAATGAAGCTGGCCGCCGACGGTCTTCGCCGCCTGAGTGAGTTCGCCAAGCCGTACGAAATCAACGTCATCGTCGAAAACCATGGCGGCCTGTCGTCGAACGGCGAGTGGCTGGCCGGCGTGATGAAGACGGTCGACCTGCCGAACTGCGGCACCCTGCCCGACTTCGGCAACTTCCACAGCTACGACCGCTACAAAGGGGTCGACGAAACGATGCCGTTCGCCAAGGCGGTCAGCGCCAAGAGCCACGACTTTGACGCCGATGGCAACGAAACCCACACCGACTACTTCAAGATGATGGATATCGTCGTCAAGAAGCATGGCTATCACGGCTATGTCGGGGTCGAATACGAAGGTAGCAAGCTGCCCGAGATCGAAGGGATCGTCGCCACCCGCAAGTTGCTGGAACGTTGCGCCGAGAAGCTGAGCTAG
- a CDS encoding ankyrin repeat domain-containing protein, protein MVTFVRFAAKFAASAALLALVGMLGLWAMTPPVESPPLIGADGVVVSKEASAELIDEAFAAVRADDVSRVRQFLDNGYSANVRSPRGDTLLIVAAYRGSDAVVELLLAAEGTALDAQNSAGLTAVSAAAFKGHDDSLRQLIAAGASVNSNSPAQQSAIMFAKMAGKASTVEILKEAGAK, encoded by the coding sequence ATGGTCACCTTCGTTCGCTTCGCCGCCAAGTTTGCCGCTTCCGCTGCACTGCTGGCGCTCGTTGGTATGCTTGGCTTGTGGGCTATGACGCCGCCGGTGGAGTCTCCGCCGCTGATTGGCGCCGATGGCGTCGTGGTTAGTAAGGAAGCTTCGGCCGAATTGATTGACGAAGCCTTTGCGGCGGTACGGGCAGATGACGTGTCGCGGGTTCGGCAGTTTTTGGACAATGGCTATTCGGCCAATGTTCGTAGCCCGCGGGGTGATACGTTGTTGATCGTCGCCGCTTATCGCGGTAGTGACGCCGTGGTGGAGTTGCTGTTGGCTGCGGAAGGAACGGCACTCGATGCGCAGAATAGTGCGGGGCTGACGGCGGTTTCGGCGGCGGCGTTTAAGGGGCATGACGATTCGCTGCGGCAATTGATCGCCGCAGGGGCAAGCGTCAACTCGAACAGCCCGGCACAGCAATCGGCGATCATGTTCGCCAAGATGGCCGGTAAGGCGAGCACCGTCGAGATCTTGAAAGAGGCTGGCGCCAAGTAA